The DNA segment GTTAGCCGGCTGCGCCAGCGTCCCGCCTTCAACACCACTCTCGATTATTTACTTTGGCTGTCCGGCAGTCAGCCCGTGCCCGGTACCGTCCGCGCAACCGGCAACTAACGGAGATCTGAGCGCCGATATTCTCCAACTCGAATCTGCACTGCTTAACTGCGAACTGCAGGTAGAAGCCATCAAAACGTGTCAGGAGGCACAACATGCAAAAACCGACTCAACTGCAACAACGGCTGACTGAGCAGATCCCTCTGTTTCAATCTGCCCCTGAAAAACTGGCACTTATCACCGGGCAGGGATACGTGGTGGCCACTGCGGTGGCTTCTTTGTCCCTCGAATATCGCTATCCGCTGACGCTGACCGTCACGGACGATGATGCAACTCGGCGGCCACGAACAGTGTAGCCCTGAAAAGAATACCGTCGGCAAACTCCACCTCGCAAAAGCAATATCCAGCAGCAACGAGGTCGGCAGGTGCTGAGTCTTCTGAGAACGCACTGCCTTTAAAAATTTATACCACCCGTAATTGTGCAGGGTTTCAAAGATGTGATCAACGATCAGCGATGGTTCATCGTCTCGGTTGAACATAACCTAAATGAAAAGGGATTTACGACAAAGTTGAATTTGAAGATTTATATTGTTGATATCACGTATCATTCATCAATATCACAACTATAACTTGCTTTTGCGAGTTATAGGTTTCATAATGACCTCACCGCTTATCTGTCATGCCGGAGGTTTTTATGATGCATTGCCCGCTTTGTGGAAAGGTCGCCCATACACGTTCAAGCCGTTATCTGAGTGAGTCAACAAAGGAACGGTATCATCAGTGCCAGAACATCGAGTGCAGCTGTACCTTCGCCACGCATGAATCCGTCGCCCGTGTGATTTCAAAACCCGGTAGCGAAAAATCAGCCGCATAGTCATTTTGTGGTCATTCAAAAACAAAAAAGGGGTTAGCCATTGGCTAACCCCTTGTTCTCTATTAACTAGTCGATGTCGCGTTAGCGATACCTTAGTTAAGACGCTCTTTGATACGAGCAGACTTACCAGTACGCTCACGCAGGTAGTACAGTTTAGCTTTACGAACGGCACCACGACGTTTAACAGCAATGCTGTCGATTACTGGGGAGTGAGTCTGGAATACACGCTCAACACCTTCGCCGTTAGAAATTTTGCGAACAGTGAATGCAGAGTGCAGACCGCGGTTACGAATAGCGATAACCACGCCCTCGAATGCCTGCAGACGCTTTTTAGAACCTTCAACGACCCATACCTTAACTTCCACGGAATCACCCGGACGGAATGCAGGTACGTCTTGCTTCATCTGCTCTTGTTCGATCTGTTTAATGATATTGCTCATAATATGTCTCTTACCCTAGGTAAACTGATATATCGGGAAGGCTTAGCAAAGTGCTCAAGCGGTCCCTCATAGTTTTGTTAACTGAGTCGATGTTCCTTTTGGAACTCTCTCAGTAACACCTCTTGCTCGTCAGTCAGAGCTAGGTTTTCCAGAAGTTCAGGTCTTCTAAGCCAGGTTCGACCCAGCGACTGTTTCAGACGCCAGCGACGTATATCAGCATGGTTTCCCGACAGTAAAACTGGCGGTACTTCCATGCCTTCCAACACTTCAGGACGGGTATAGTGGGGGCAATCGAGCAATCCGTCAGCGAAAGAATCTTCTTCTGCTGAAGCCTGACGACCCAGAACCCCCGGTATAAAGCGGGAAACTGAATCAATCAAGGTCATTGCCGGCAACTCACCACCGCTGAGAACATAATCACCAATTGACCATTCTTCATCAATTTCGGTTTTGATTACGCGCTCATCAATCCCTTCATAACGGCCACACACCAGAATAATTTTCTGATGGGCAGCCAGTTCGCAAACACCGGTTTGATCCAGTTTGCGCCCCTGAGGTGAAAGATAAATCACTTTCACACCTTCGCCTGCCGCTGCTTTTGCTGCATGAATCGCTTCCCGTAAAGGTTGCACCATCATCAGCATGCCGGGACCACCGCCGTAAGGGCGCTCGTCCACGGTACGATGTCGATCGTATGCGAAGTCGCGAGGACTCCAGCAATTTACGCTCAACAGGCCATTCTTAACTGCCCGGCCAGTTACCCCGTAATCGGTGATTGCGCGGAACATCTCAGGAAACAGGCTAATTATACCGATCCACATAGCCTACCCCTTACCAATGCTTTGCCGCTCAACCCGCCGTTGTTTACATCAGTAAACGTTACGGAGGTCAAAAACCAGGATCCCAATCTACTTCGACAGTGCGAGTAGCGAGATCGACTTTCTTGATAACCTGCCCATCGAGGAACGGAATCAACCGCTCCTTGAGTCCGAAGGCATCTTTCAGGTTGGCTTTGACTACCATCACATCGTTAGAACCGGTTTCCATCATATCGATGATTTTGCCCAGCTCGTAACCGGAAGTTGTCACTACCTGGCAACCAAAAAGGTCTTTCCAGTAATAGTCACCGTCTTCCAGTGTTGGTAGCTGCTTTGAATCGACGACAATTTCACAATTGGTCAGCAGATTCGCTGCATCCCGATCATCAACGCCTTTGACTTTGATAATCAGATCCTGAGTGTGGCGTTTCCAGCCTTCCAGCTCGATAACCTGCCACTTACCGGCACGCTGGATAAACCAGGGCTGGTATTCGAAGATGCTTTCAGCGTCTTCGGTGGATGAAAACACTCTGAGCCAACCGCGAATGCCGTATGTTGAACCCATTTTGCCGAGTACTAACGGCTCAGCGGGTACCACTGGATTGGATTGCTTGCTCATTGCCACCACCGCGACAGATTAAGCTGCTTTCTTAGCGTCTTTGATCAGCGAAGAAACGCGATCAGAAACGGTTGCACCCAGATCTACCCAATGGGTAATACGATCCAGGTCCAGACGCAGTGCTTCAGCCTGGCCAGAAGCCAATGGGTTGAAGAAACCTACGCGTTCGATGAAACGACCATCACGAGCGTTGCGGCTGTCGGTCACTACTACTTGATAAAACGGACGCTTTTTTGCGCCGCCACGTGCTAAACGAATTGTTACCATAACATCCTCTTTAGTTAATAAAACAACCAGACCCCATCGGGGAACGGGGTCTGGTTGCAATATAAAAAGCCCCAAAATTTTACTCATTTTGGCGCAAAAAGCAATCGAAAGCGTAGATTGCCTCCGTCGCTATTTGCCTGAGTACGCTTGGGGCCATTTATGTGGCTGATAATCAGCCAGTATTGTCGATTAGCGGCCTGGGAAACCCGGTGGCATCATACCTTTCATGCCACGCATCATTTTCGCCATGCCGCCATTCTTCATTTTCTTCATCATGCGCTGCATATCGTCGAACTGCTTAAGTAAGCGGTTAACATCCTGCACCTGCATGCCGGAACCCATAGCGATACGACGCTTACGGGACCCTTTAATAATTTCTGGTTTCGCGCGCTCTTTCGTCGTCATCGAATTGATGATCGCTTCCATACGCACCAGCACTTTATCGTCCATCTGAGATTTGACGTTGTCCGGCAGTTGCCCGACGCCCGGCAATTTGCTCATCATGTTTGCCATACCGCCCATGTTGCGCATTTGCTTGAGCTGATCGAGGAAGTCGGTCAGGTCAAAGCCGTCGCCTTTTTTGAGCTTGCTGGCCAGTTTCTCGGCCTGCGCGCGGTCGACTTTACTCTCAATATCTTCGATGAGAGAGAGAACGTCGCCCATGCCCAAAATACGCGAAGCGATACGATCCGGGTGGAACGGCTCCAGCGCATCGGTTTTTTCACCCATCCCGAGGAATTTGATCGGTTTGCCAGTGATATGGCGAATCGAGAGTGCGGCACCACCACGGGCGTCACCATCGACTTTCGTCAGGATAACCCCCGTCAGCGGCAGCGCTTCGTTAAACGCTTTCGCCGTATTGGCGGCATCCTGGCCGGTCATGGCATCGACAACAAACAGTGTTTCTACCGGGTTAATCGCGGCGTGAACCTGTTTGATCTCGTCCATCATCGCTTCGTCGACGTGTAAACGACCGGCGGTATCGACGATCAGAACGTCATAAAATTTCAGTTTGGCTTGCTGAAGGGCGCGGCGAACGATATCGACCGGTTTTTCCTGTGCATCAGACGGGAAGAAATCTACTTCAACTTGCTGCGCCAGCGTCTCCAGCTGTTTGATCGCCGCAGGGCGATAAACGTCGGCAGACACCACCAGAACTTTTTTCTTTTTCTTTTCTTTCAGGAATTTAGCCAGTTTACCGACGCTGGTGGTTTTACCCGCACCTTGTAAACCCGCCATCAGCACGACGGCCGGTGGCTGTGCCGCTAAATTGAGCTCGGTGTTCGCCTCGCCCATCGCGTTTTCCAGTTCTTTCTGGACAATTTTGACGAATTCCTGACCCGGTGTAAGGCTCTTATTGACCTCAACGCCAACGGCGCTCTCTTTCACCCGGTTAATGAAGTCACGGACGACCGGCAGCGCAACGTCCGCTTCCAGTAACGCCATACGAACTTCACGTAACGTCTCTTTGATATTTTCTTCGGTCAGCCGCCCGCGGCCGCTGATATTGCGCAGTGTGCGCGACAATCGATCGCTTAAATTCTCAAACATCGTCTCTTGCTCAACGTAATGACAGGCCGCTTTTGCGACGTAATTGCGGGATTATAACACGAAGCGTTGACGATCTCTGCTTTGACGTCTCAGATAGGTTGGAGCGTGACGCGGGTAACGTTATACTGCGGTTCTCATTCACTTTCCGATGCTACTGAAACGCTATGTCAGTTTTTGCTCTCGTCGCCATGTTGGCCTATTTGTTCAGCCTTGCACTGATCATTCCGAGCATCATTCGGAAGAACAGCGCATATCGGCGACTGGCATTGATTTCCGTGGTCGTGGCGCTGGTGTGTCACGCCGTTGCATTGCAGCAGCGCATCTTCGACGTCAGCACCGGCCAGAACCTGAGTCTGGTAAATATCGGCTCAGTCGTGAGTTTAATCATTGGCACGGTAATGACCATTGTGGCCTCGCGTAATCGTGGCTGGTTTGTTCTGCCGATCGTCTATAGTTTTTCGCTGATCAATTTGGCCTTTGTGACCTTTCTGCCAGGCGAGTTCATTACGCATCTCGAGGAAAGTAAAGGCTTGCTGGTTCACATCGGCCTGGCGCTGTTCTCTTATGCGACACTGATGATCGCCGCACTCTACGCACTGCAGCTCGCGTGGCTCGATTATCAGCTCAAAAACAAACGCCTCACGTTTACCGCCGATATGCCGCCACTGATGAGCATTGAGCGCAAACTTTTTCATATCACCCAGATTGGTGTCATCTTATTGACGCTGACGCTGTGCACCGGTTTGCTGTATCTGAATAATCTGTTCAGCCCGGAGAATATCGACAAAGCCGTCTTATCGATACTCGCATGGTTCGTATATATCGTCCTGCTGTGGGGCCATTATCACGAAGGCTGGCGTGGCCGCCGCGTGGTATGGTTCAGCATGGCTGGCGCCATTCTCCTGACTCTCGCCTATTTTGGCAGTCGCCTGATCCAGCAAATCATGGTTCATCAATAATAAGGAATTCCCGTTGGAGCACGTCTCGACAACAACCCTGATCATCATATTGATCATCATGGTGGTGGTTTCGGCTTATTTCTCAGCCTCCGAAACCGGTATGATGACACTCAACCGTTACCGGTTACGTCACCTGGCCAAACAGGGTAACCGCGGCGCACGTCGCGTCGAAAAGCTGTTAAAACGCCCTGACCAGCTGATTAGCCTGGTACTTATCGGCAACAATTTGGTCAACATCCTTGCTTCCGCTCTGGCAACAATTGTGGGTATTCGCCTGTACGGCGATGCAGGTGTGGCGATTGCCACCGGCGTGCTGACTTTCGTAGTTCTTCTGTTTGCCGAAGTGCTGCCGAAAACTTTCGCGGCATTGAATCCAGAACGTATCGCTTTCCCGAGCAGTATTTTGTTGCGTCCGCTGCAAACCATCATGATGCCCTTAGTATGGATCCTTAACAGTCTCTCGCGTCTGCTGATGAGAATGTGCGGTATCAAAACTACCACCAGCCTCAGCGATGCAATGAGCAAGGAAGAGTTGCGGACCATCGTGAACGAATCGCGCTCGCAAATTTCACGCCGGAACCAGGACATGCTGCTTTCAGTGCTTGATCTGGAGAAAGTGACGGTCGATGACATCATGGTGCCACGCAATGAAATCGTCGGTATCGATATCAACGACGACTGGAAATCGATAATCCGCCAGCTAACGCATTCACCGCATGGTCGTATTGTGCTTTACCGTGACTCACTCGATGACGCCATCGGCATGCTCCGCCTGCGTGAAGCGTATCGTCTGATGACCGAGAAGAAAGAGTTTACCAAAGAAAACCTGCTGCGCGCTGCCGATGAGATTTACTACATTCCGGAAGGTACGCCGCTAAATATTCAGCTGGTGAAGTTCCAGCGCAATAAGAAAAAAGTTGGGATTGTGGTCGACGAATACGGTGATATTCAGGGGCTGGTGACCGTCGAGGATATTCTCGAGGAGATTGTGGGTGATTTTACCACGTCGATGTCACCGACGCTGGCTGAAGAGGTGACGCCGCAAAGCGATGGTTCCGTCGTAATTGAAGGCAGTGCAAACGTTCGTGAGTTGAATAAAGCCTTTAACTGGAATCTGCCTGCTGACGGGCCCAGGACCATGAATGGCATGCTACTGGAAGTGTTGGAAGAGATCCCCACCATCGGCACAAACTTGCGGGTTAAGAATTATGAAGTCGAAATTCTGGATGTGCAGGAGAACATGATCAAACAGGTTCAGGTACGCCCTCTGCAACCCTTACAAAGCACCGTAAATCAGCGCTAACGGCCTGAGTTACAGACATAAAAAAGACGCGAAATTCGCGTCTTTTTTTGGTTCTGCCCGATGAACTAGATGTGCAGTTCAGACAGTTTTTCTTTTGGCAGAGCCAGATCGTCGTTACGGTTCACGACAACATCGTGATCGAGAATGTGCTGCGCGATTTCCTGCGCTTCTTTCAGAGAATGCATCTCGAATGTACCGCACTGATATTCATTAAGCTCAGGGATCTGACGCTGTTCTTTCACTTTCAGAACATCGGCCATCGCCGCTTTCCAGGAATCCGCAACCAACTGCTCTTCCGGCACGCCGATCAGGCTCATATAGAACCCGGTACGGCAACCCATCGGAGAAATATCGATGATCTCGACGCCGTTTCCGTTCAGGTGATTACGCATAAAGCCTGCGAACAGGTGCTCCAGCGTATGAATCCCACGCTCTGGCATCACTTCAATATTCGGGCGGCAGAAGCGCAGATCGAACACAGTGATGGTGTCCCCATGTGGGGTTTTCATGGTTTTTGCGACGCGAACAGCAGGTGCTGCCATACGGGTATGGTCTACGGTAAAGCTATCCAACAGTGGCATATCGTCACCTCTCCTAAATAAATTAAATTTTTTTACGAACTCAGGAAACCTTTTCCCAGCATGCGGGTCTTAATTAGTGAAAGACGCGCATTTGTTATCATCATCCCTGTAAACAGAGATGTTTATTTGGCCACATTAATTGTGGCCTTTTTCTTTTCTACTCTTCGGTACCGCCTGCGTGAGCAGCCAGATAGTCTTCTAAGCTTAGCGTGTCACCGGCTTCCATGTCGCGCTGACGCTGCCATGAACCATCTTGTTCTGCCAGCAATGCACTTTCATCCAATACTTCCAGCGGTTCGCTGGCCAGCAGCTGACGATATTTCTCGGCCAGTTCCAGTCCTAAATTACCCACGCCCTGCTGTTTCAGTGCTTTCAGGATGCGCGCGGAGTAAGTCAGTTCCGGATCATCAAACGCCGCGACAAGTTCCTTGCACACGTCCTGATACAGGTGATCACCATTCTGACTGTCCATCACCTGCGCAACACGGTTCAAATCAGCGAACAAATCTTTGCCTACCTGATCCAACGGTTTGCGTTCGTCATAACAACCGATGCCGATCGTCTGACCCGGCTTACGCCCTTCGAGGATCACGCGGTTCCAGTTCTGACGGGTACAACGTAGCTCATCGCTGTTCATCTCCGGCGCGTCAGCTAAGGCACACCATACCAAAAACAGATCGAGGAAACGCGCCTGCGTCGCATCAACTCCCACAGGGGAGAATGGATTGACGTCCAGCGATCGCACCTCAATGTATTCAATGCCACCACGCAGCAGCGCCTCAGAAGGCGTTTCACCTGATTTCGTCACGCGCTTAGGTCGGATGGGCGCATAAAGCTCGTTCTCTATCTGTAACACATTTGTGTTCAGTTGCAGATATTTGCCATCTTTCTTCACTCCCATCTCTGCATATTCTGCCGATGGCGTACGAATGGCCCTTTTAACGCCTTTCACGTAAGTTTCAAGATCGTTAAAGGTAATGTCCAGATTGCTCTGCGATTTATTGGTGTAGCCTAAATCACTCAGACGCAGCGACGTTGCATACGGGAGATAGCACATCCCGCCTTCAGTATATTCGAAAGGCAGATCCGTTTTACGTCCTTTCAGGAATGACGAACAGATCGCAGGCGACGCACCAAACAGATAAGGGATTACCCAGCCGAAACGGTAATAGTTGCGGATAAGTTTGAAGTACCCCGCTGAAATCGCTTCTTTGCCGCTTTCCGCATCTGTAACGCCCAGACGCTCCTGCCAGAATGACAATGGCAGTGAGAAATTGTAATGGATGCCGGAAATAACCTGCATCAGCGCGCCGTAACGGTTCTTCAGGCCTTCGCGATACAGCGTTTTCATACGCCCGACGTTCGACGAACCGTACTGCGCCAACTCGATATCCTGTCCGGATTCGATAAAGCACGGCATGCTGAACGGCCACATACGCTCTTCACCAAGCTCGCGCGCCACGTGACGATGGATGTCACGCAAAAACGCCATCAGGTGTTCGATATTGTCATCGACAGGCGTAATAAATTCTAATAAAGCCTCAGCAAAATCGGTGGTAATCCAGCGATGCGTCAACGCTGCACCCAGGGATTCCGGATGTCCCGTTGTCGCCAATGAACCATCGGGATTAACACGCAGCGTTTCACGCTCGATACCGCGACGAATACCTTTAAGTGCCTGAGGATGGGCTTCCAGCCAGGAAAGCGCCTGTGATACATCCGGGATCAAATTGACCTCCCGCTCTGTGAAATCATTGATTTGCAAGCATAGTGAGTCTGCATAGATGTGACCATAATTGATGACTGATGCCAATCTAACCGAACCATGAAAGCCCCTGTA comes from the Enterobacteriaceae bacterium Kacie_13 genome and includes:
- a CDS encoding late control protein B, with protein sequence MMHCPLCGKVAHTRSSRYLSESTKERYHQCQNIECSCTFATHESVARVISKPGSEKSAA
- the rplS gene encoding 50S ribosomal protein L19 — protein: MSNIIKQIEQEQMKQDVPAFRPGDSVEVKVWVVEGSKKRLQAFEGVVIAIRNRGLHSAFTVRKISNGEGVERVFQTHSPVIDSIAVKRRGAVRKAKLYYLRERTGKSARIKERLN
- the trmD gene encoding tRNA (guanosine(37)-N1)-methyltransferase TrmD, with amino-acid sequence MWIGIISLFPEMFRAITDYGVTGRAVKNGLLSVNCWSPRDFAYDRHRTVDERPYGGGPGMLMMVQPLREAIHAAKAAAGEGVKVIYLSPQGRKLDQTGVCELAAHQKIILVCGRYEGIDERVIKTEIDEEWSIGDYVLSGGELPAMTLIDSVSRFIPGVLGRQASAEEDSFADGLLDCPHYTRPEVLEGMEVPPVLLSGNHADIRRWRLKQSLGRTWLRRPELLENLALTDEQEVLLREFQKEHRLS
- the rimM gene encoding ribosome maturation factor RimM: MSKQSNPVVPAEPLVLGKMGSTYGIRGWLRVFSSTEDAESIFEYQPWFIQRAGKWQVIELEGWKRHTQDLIIKVKGVDDRDAANLLTNCEIVVDSKQLPTLEDGDYYWKDLFGCQVVTTSGYELGKIIDMMETGSNDVMVVKANLKDAFGLKERLIPFLDGQVIKKVDLATRTVEVDWDPGF
- the rpsP gene encoding 30S ribosomal protein S16 — translated: MVTIRLARGGAKKRPFYQVVVTDSRNARDGRFIERVGFFNPLASGQAEALRLDLDRITHWVDLGATVSDRVSSLIKDAKKAA
- a CDS encoding signal recognition particle protein; translated protein: MFENLSDRLSRTLRNISGRGRLTEENIKETLREVRMALLEADVALPVVRDFINRVKESAVGVEVNKSLTPGQEFVKIVQKELENAMGEANTELNLAAQPPAVVLMAGLQGAGKTTSVGKLAKFLKEKKKKKVLVVSADVYRPAAIKQLETLAQQVEVDFFPSDAQEKPVDIVRRALQQAKLKFYDVLIVDTAGRLHVDEAMMDEIKQVHAAINPVETLFVVDAMTGQDAANTAKAFNEALPLTGVILTKVDGDARGGAALSIRHITGKPIKFLGMGEKTDALEPFHPDRIASRILGMGDVLSLIEDIESKVDRAQAEKLASKLKKGDGFDLTDFLDQLKQMRNMGGMANMMSKLPGVGQLPDNVKSQMDDKVLVRMEAIINSMTTKERAKPEIIKGSRKRRIAMGSGMQVQDVNRLLKQFDDMQRMMKKMKNGGMAKMMRGMKGMMPPGFPGR
- a CDS encoding inner membrane protein YpjD gives rise to the protein MSVFALVAMLAYLFSLALIIPSIIRKNSAYRRLALISVVVALVCHAVALQQRIFDVSTGQNLSLVNIGSVVSLIIGTVMTIVASRNRGWFVLPIVYSFSLINLAFVTFLPGEFITHLEESKGLLVHIGLALFSYATLMIAALYALQLAWLDYQLKNKRLTFTADMPPLMSIERKLFHITQIGVILLTLTLCTGLLYLNNLFSPENIDKAVLSILAWFVYIVLLWGHYHEGWRGRRVVWFSMAGAILLTLAYFGSRLIQQIMVHQ
- a CDS encoding DUF21 domain-containing protein — protein: MEHVSTTTLIIILIIMVVVSAYFSASETGMMTLNRYRLRHLAKQGNRGARRVEKLLKRPDQLISLVLIGNNLVNILASALATIVGIRLYGDAGVAIATGVLTFVVLLFAEVLPKTFAALNPERIAFPSSILLRPLQTIMMPLVWILNSLSRLLMRMCGIKTTTSLSDAMSKEELRTIVNESRSQISRRNQDMLLSVLDLEKVTVDDIMVPRNEIVGIDINDDWKSIIRQLTHSPHGRIVLYRDSLDDAIGMLRLREAYRLMTEKKEFTKENLLRAADEIYYIPEGTPLNIQLVKFQRNKKKVGIVVDEYGDIQGLVTVEDILEEIVGDFTTSMSPTLAEEVTPQSDGSVVIEGSANVRELNKAFNWNLPADGPRTMNGMLLEVLEEIPTIGTNLRVKNYEVEILDVQENMIKQVQVRPLQPLQSTVNQR
- the luxS gene encoding S-ribosylhomocysteine lyase, producing the protein MPLLDSFTVDHTRMAAPAVRVAKTMKTPHGDTITVFDLRFCRPNIEVMPERGIHTLEHLFAGFMRNHLNGNGVEIIDISPMGCRTGFYMSLIGVPEEQLVADSWKAAMADVLKVKEQRQIPELNEYQCGTFEMHSLKEAQEIAQHILDHDVVVNRNDDLALPKEKLSELHI
- the gshA gene encoding glutamate--cysteine ligase, coding for MIPDVSQALSWLEAHPQALKGIRRGIERETLRVNPDGSLATTGHPESLGAALTHRWITTDFAEALLEFITPVDDNIEHLMAFLRDIHRHVARELGEERMWPFSMPCFIESGQDIELAQYGSSNVGRMKTLYREGLKNRYGALMQVISGIHYNFSLPLSFWQERLGVTDAESGKEAISAGYFKLIRNYYRFGWVIPYLFGASPAICSSFLKGRKTDLPFEYTEGGMCYLPYATSLRLSDLGYTNKSQSNLDITFNDLETYVKGVKRAIRTPSAEYAEMGVKKDGKYLQLNTNVLQIENELYAPIRPKRVTKSGETPSEALLRGGIEYIEVRSLDVNPFSPVGVDATQARFLDLFLVWCALADAPEMNSDELRCTRQNWNRVILEGRKPGQTIGIGCYDERKPLDQVGKDLFADLNRVAQVMDSQNGDHLYQDVCKELVAAFDDPELTYSARILKALKQQGVGNLGLELAEKYRQLLASEPLEVLDESALLAEQDGSWQRQRDMEAGDTLSLEDYLAAHAGGTEE